GGTCGTGTGTGTTTTTACCCGGATGCATGCATCGATGCAGGCTTATCTGGGGCACGCCGGCGAAGGCCTTTCCTGGTACGACGGCCAGAAGTGGCGTGTCGTGAACACGGGCAACGGGTTGGCGGGCAACTATGTGACCAGTATCCGGTCGTGTTGGTATAAGGAAAGGACAAGGCTATACGTTTGCGGCTACGACAGGAATTCGACAGGTGAGGAATCGGCCGTTCTGTCGTTTTCGGACGATGGGGGCGTGACATGGACAGGACTCAAAACGTTGTCATGGCGGCTGGGCGACCCTTACAGATTGTTCGACGTCTGGTCGCCAGGCTATCCTGGCGACGCGCTGTACGGATTGATATGCAATAGAGAGGGCCACGATATCTGGTGGGCGAAATCGGTCGACGGCGGCGCCTCCTGGAAGCCGGACCGCCTCGAGTCTCCGCTGGACCTATATATCCCCGGCACCGATCCCTCAAACCCGTCTGGCGGCAGCCCGAAAATATCCTCCGATACGCGAGGCGTATATATATCGGTTCCCAATTCGACAGCGATTGTGAATCTGGCGCTGAACGACTGGAATTATGCTTTTTGGCAGCAAGGGCTGCGACAAGGAAACGCCGGGGCGGTTTTCGTCGATGCCGCCGGCCGGATATATCAAGGCAACGGCGCGTCCGGGATCGCGCTATCCGATCTGGCGTACGTGCCCTTTTACGACGAATATCGGCGCTAGCCCGTGTTTCGGACCGATCAGGCCAATGCCGCCAGCGCGATGCGCGCCGCTTCGGCAATCAGGCTTTCGTCCGCCTTGGCATGCGGATCGCGGCTGGCGGTGTAGATCGCCAGGACCACGGGCGGCCGGTCCGCCGGCCAGATGACGCCGAAGTCGTTCGCACTGGCGTAGTCGCCCGTGCCGGTCTTGTCGGCGACTTGCCAACCGGGCGGCACGGCCGCGCGGATGCGGCGATCGCCGGTCTTGTTGCCCAGCAGCCATGTTTTCAGCCGCGCTCGGGCGCCCGGGGGCAGGGCATCGCCCAGCACAAGGGTTTCCAGCGTGCGCGCCATGTCCGCCGGCGTCGACGTGTCGCGTTCATCGCCGGGAATGGACGTATTCAGCGCGGTTTCGAAGCGGTCCAGGCGGAAGGTCGGGTTGCCGAGGCCACGGGCGTAGGCGGTCAGGGCGCGCGGCCCGCCCAGGCGATGCAGCAGTAGATTGGCCGCCGTATTGTCGCTGTACTGTATGGCCGCCGCGCATAGCTGCGCGATCGTCATGCCGCCGTGGACGTGCTTTTCGGTGACGGGCGAATACGAAGCAAGTTCGTGCGCGGTGTAGAGAATGCGCTGATCGAGCAGGCCGGGCTGCGCGGCATCCTGGGACAGAATCGCGCCGGCCAGCACGGCCTTGAAGGTGCTGCAGAAAGCGAAGCGTTCGTGGGCGCGGTATGTCACTTCGCGGCCCGTGGCGGTGTCGACGGCGTAGACGCCCAGGCGGCGCCGATGGGCGCGTTCAAGGTGGGCATATTCGACGTCCCGCGCCGTGCCGGCCGGCGCGGCAGCGGCGTCACCGGCCGCGAGCGCGGGGCGCATCATCAGCAGCGGGGCGGCTGCCGCCCACGACAGCGCTTGTCGGCGGGTTATCGAGATGGGGGGATGGTCCGGCTTCGGGGGCATGGGCGTGTCTCCTTCACGATGGAAAAAACAGGGGATATGCATCGAGCCGTAACTATCGCGAGATTCGGTCCCTGGAACAAACGAGGATAATTGAGGGCGCCCAAAAGAAAAACTTGTACCGGAGGTTGCGTGCGTCCTTATCTACCGTTGAATGCCTTGCGCGCTTTCGAGGCATCCGCGCGCCATTTGAGCTTTACCCTTGCCGCACAGGAATTGAACGTGACGCAGGCCGCGGTCAGCCAGCAGGTACGCGGACTGGAGGATCGCCTGGGCACGCCGCTGTTCAAGCGCGTGCCCCGCGGACTGGCGTTGACCGATGAAGGGCGGGCCTTGCTGCCGGTCCTGAGCGATGCGTTCGGGCGCATCGAATCCGTGGTGAAGCAATTCGAGGGAGGCGGCCTGCGCGAAGTGCTGACCGTCGGCGTGGTGGGCACCTTCGCGGTGGGATGGCTATTGCCCAGGCTCAAGGACTTTCGCGCTACGCATCCCTTCGTGGAGCTGCGGCTGTTGACCCACAACAACCTGGTGGACATGGCGGCAGAGGGCCTGGACTTCGCCATCCGCTTCGGCGAGGGCGGATGGCCCGGTACGGATGGCGCGCTGCTGCTGGATGCGCCCCTGGCCGTCCTGTGCGCGCCATCGGTCGCGCAACGCCTGGCCACGCCGGCCGACCTGACCCGGGAAACCCTGTTGCGTTCCTATCGCGCGGACGAATGGAACATATGGTTCGCGGCCGCCGGTCTCGCGCCCTGGACGTTGAGCGGTCCGGTTTTCGATTCGTCCCGGCTGATGGTCGAGGCCGCCGTGCAAGGCGCCGGGGTGGCGTTGGCACCGCCCTGCATGTTCACCCCCGAATTGCGCCGCGGCGCGCTGGTGCGGCCTTTCGATACCGAGGTCAGCATCGGCGGCTATTGGCTGACGTGGTTGCGTTCGCGGGGCATGTCTCCCGGCATGCGCGCCTTCCATGATTGGGCCATCGCGGAGGCCCGTTGATCGTACGTTTACCAAGCGTTGAATGTTGTGGCATGCCGCGCCGGAACCGCAACCGCGATGTCGGACCGGCGCGCCGATAATTTCGGATACCGGAGATTACGCCGAAGCCCGTGTCCTTTCGTGCTAACGCTCTGTTCTTATTCCAACCCGACACGGATCCGGAGAAATCATCATGTCGACAGCGCGAATCGGCGACCTGGAAATGCACTACAAGATCCAGGGCGCCGGCGATCCCATCGTCCTTGTGGCGGGCTACGCCTGCGATCTGACATTCTGGAATGCTGTCGTGCCCACCCTGGCCGAACGGTACACCGTGGTCGCTTTCGATAACCGCGCGGTGGGCCGCACGAAAGATGACGGCAGGGCGTTTTCGATCGAGACCATGGCCGCGGACACGGCGGGCCTGATCCGCCACCTGGGTTACACCCGTGTCGGGCTGGTCGGCCAGTCCATGGGGGGCGCGATTGTGCAGACGATGATGGCCTCGGTGCCCGAAGTTTGCGGGCCCTGCGCCATCGTGAATTCCACGCGCTCGTTCAGTACCACGACCTTGCTCGCGCTGAAAACCTTGCTGGCGTTGCGCGAGGCCGACGCGGATCTGGACCTGTTGGTGGATACGGCGCTGCCCTGGCTGGCGGGCAAGGCGTGGCTGGCATCGCCGAGGAACGTCGCGGGGTTCACCGCGGCGCTGCGCGACCATCCCGCGCCGCAGTCGCTGGCCGACCAGAAGCGGCAACTGCAGGCTCTGGGAACATTCAAGGCGGCGCCGGATGCCAAGCCGTGGATCCAGCCCTCGCTGGTGATATCGGCCGCCGAAGACATCATCACCACCCCCGCCGAGGGCAGGGCCCTTGCCGCCATCCTCGGCGCCGGCTATGCCGAGCTGGCGGGAGGCCACCAGACGCCCATCGAAGAGCCCGTATCCCTGGGCGAGGCGCTGCGGGATTTCTTCGTCGCCCATCCTAGGTAAAACCCGCAGCCGCGCGCTTTCCCGTTGACGCCCCCATCCCGGGGCTTCTACCATGATGTGCATACGTAGTCACATCAAGGCCGCTTCCGGCCGTCGGTAGAGGGATAGGGATAAATGAGCGCAACGACGCGGCCCGCGCCGCCATCGCAGGCGGCCGGCATGATCGACGGCGAATGGGAAATCCGCTGCGATATGGCGGCGATCTTCCGGGCGATGAATCGCCTGGGGATGAACGAACAGATCGCCAACCATTGCAGCATGATGCTGCCTGGTACCGACAACCTGTTCCTGATCAATGCGCGTGGTTACCACTACAGCGAGATCACGGCCAGCAGCCTGATCGTCTGCGACCTGCAGGGCAATGTCCTGCGCGGCGACGGCGAGCTGCGCAAGGTCGCCTTTCACATTCACGCCCGGCTGCATCTGAAGCATCCCCAGGCGCGCTGTATCCTGCACGTGCATCCGCAATACCTTACCGCGCTGTCCTTGCTGGAAGAGGGCAGGCTGGAACTGGTGCACCAGAACAGCGCCATGCTGTACGACCGCGTGGCCTATGACGAGGTCCACAACGGCGTCGTGCTGTGGGACGAAGAGGGCGACCGCATTGCCGACGTGCTGGGCGAACGTACCATCCTGATCATGAAGAACCACGGTGTCACGGTCGTCGGCCCCAGCGTGGCCGAGGCCTTCGATGAACTCTACATCGCCGAGCGCACCTGCATGTACCAGATGACGGCGATGAACACCGGCATGAAGCTCAAGAGCATAGGCGACAACCTGCGCGACCGTTACAACGGCCCGTGGGGCGAGCGCTTCGACGCGCGCCTGCACCTGGATGCCTGGCGCCGCATGCTGGACAA
Above is a genomic segment from Bordetella genomosp. 11 containing:
- the bla gene encoding class A beta-lactamase; the protein is MPPKPDHPPISITRRQALSWAAAAPLLMMRPALAAGDAAAAPAGTARDVEYAHLERAHRRRLGVYAVDTATGREVTYRAHERFAFCSTFKAVLAGAILSQDAAQPGLLDQRILYTAHELASYSPVTEKHVHGGMTIAQLCAAAIQYSDNTAANLLLHRLGGPRALTAYARGLGNPTFRLDRFETALNTSIPGDERDTSTPADMARTLETLVLGDALPPGARARLKTWLLGNKTGDRRIRAAVPPGWQVADKTGTGDYASANDFGVIWPADRPPVVLAIYTASRDPHAKADESLIAEAARIALAALA
- a CDS encoding LysR family transcriptional regulator; this encodes MRPYLPLNALRAFEASARHLSFTLAAQELNVTQAAVSQQVRGLEDRLGTPLFKRVPRGLALTDEGRALLPVLSDAFGRIESVVKQFEGGGLREVLTVGVVGTFAVGWLLPRLKDFRATHPFVELRLLTHNNLVDMAAEGLDFAIRFGEGGWPGTDGALLLDAPLAVLCAPSVAQRLATPADLTRETLLRSYRADEWNIWFAAAGLAPWTLSGPVFDSSRLMVEAAVQGAGVALAPPCMFTPELRRGALVRPFDTEVSIGGYWLTWLRSRGMSPGMRAFHDWAIAEAR
- a CDS encoding alpha/beta fold hydrolase, with amino-acid sequence MSTARIGDLEMHYKIQGAGDPIVLVAGYACDLTFWNAVVPTLAERYTVVAFDNRAVGRTKDDGRAFSIETMAADTAGLIRHLGYTRVGLVGQSMGGAIVQTMMASVPEVCGPCAIVNSTRSFSTTTLLALKTLLALREADADLDLLVDTALPWLAGKAWLASPRNVAGFTAALRDHPAPQSLADQKRQLQALGTFKAAPDAKPWIQPSLVISAAEDIITTPAEGRALAAILGAGYAELAGGHQTPIEEPVSLGEALRDFFVAHPR
- a CDS encoding class II aldolase/adducin family protein; protein product: MSATTRPAPPSQAAGMIDGEWEIRCDMAAIFRAMNRLGMNEQIANHCSMMLPGTDNLFLINARGYHYSEITASSLIVCDLQGNVLRGDGELRKVAFHIHARLHLKHPQARCILHVHPQYLTALSLLEEGRLELVHQNSAMLYDRVAYDEVHNGVVLWDEEGDRIADVLGERTILIMKNHGVTVVGPSVAEAFDELYIAERTCMYQMTAMNTGMKLKSIGDNLRDRYNGPWGERFDARLHLDAWRRMLDKQEPDYAT